From Gemmatimonadales bacterium:
ACCCGGGCGCCGTACGTGATGCTGAAGGGGGCCGAGCCGTTCTCGCGCACTCCCCCGCCCTTCGCCGACTCGACGCTGGGATGGCGGTTCGTCAACCCCGCGATGCGCAAGGAGTGGACGGTCTCGCTGGGCGAGACGGCCGAGGTGGTGGCGGAGTTGCACCGCGTGAGCCGCGAGGAGCAGGACTGCTTCGCGCTGGAGAGTCAGCGGCGGGCGGCGGCCGCCGCGCGGGAAGGCGCGTTCGACCGCGAGCTGGTGCCGGTGACCGTTCCGGGCGGCGGGCCGGGGGGCGCGGCCCTGGTCGTCCGGAACGACGAGCACCCGCGGCCGGAGACGACGCTCGAATCGCTGGCCAAGCTGAAGCCGGCGTTCCGGCGCGAGGGCGGCACGGTGACGGCGGGCAGCAGCTCCGGGATCAACGACGGGGCCGCCGCCCTGCTGGTGATGGAGCGCGGCGCGGCGCGGGAGCGCGGGTACCGCCCGCTGGCCCGCGTCCTGGCGAGCGCCGTGGTGGGGGTGGACCCGCAGATCATGGGCATCGGTCCGGTGCCGGCGGTCCGCAAGGCAGCCGAGCGTGCGGGACTCGACGTCCGCGACCTCGACCTGGTCGAGCTGAACGAAGCGTTCGCGGCGCAGGCGCTGGCCTGCATCCGCGAGCTTGGGCTCGACCAGGCCAGGGTCAACGTCTACGGCGGCGCGATCGCGCTCGGCCATCCGTTGGGCGCGACCGGTGCCCGGATGCTGACGACGCTGGTGCATGCGATGGGGAGGCGGAACGCGCGCTATGGGCTGGCGACGATGTGCATTGGAGTGGGTCAGGGGATTGCGATGATCGTCGAGCGTGAGACGTGAGCCTCACCTCTCACCGTCGCCGGGGGAGGCCATGACGGCGTACGCGCAGGTGGCAGTCGAGGTCGACGGTCCCGTAGGGACCATCACCCTGAACCGGGCCGACAAGCTCAACGCCTTCACCGTCGAGATGGTGCAGGAGCTGAAGGACGCGCTCGACATGCTGGCGGGCTCCGCCGCGGTGCGGGTCATCGTGCTGACGGGGGCCGGGCGCGCGTTCTGCGCGGGCGCCGACGTCGGGTTGCTGAGGAGCCTGATCGAGCGGTTCGACGAGCCCACCGGCCGCCGGCTGGTGGACGGTATGCGGGGCGTGTCCGCCGTGATGCGCGAG
This genomic window contains:
- a CDS encoding acetyl-CoA C-acyltransferase, yielding MRKDAVIVDAVRTPVGRHGGALASVRPDDLAAVAIRALVERTKLDPRTIDDVVLGCANGAGEDNRNVARMAGLLAGLPVEVPGQTVNRLCGSGLQAVVSAAHAIGAGEGECLIAGGVESMTRAPYVMLKGAEPFSRTPPPFADSTLGWRFVNPAMRKEWTVSLGETAEVVAELHRVSREEQDCFALESQRRAAAAAREGAFDRELVPVTVPGGGPGGAALVVRNDEHPRPETTLESLAKLKPAFRREGGTVTAGSSSGINDGAAALLVMERGAARERGYRPLARVLASAVVGVDPQIMGIGPVPAVRKAAERAGLDVRDLDLVELNEAFAAQALACIRELGLDQARVNVYGGAIALGHPLGATGARMLTTLVHAMGRRNARYGLATMCIGVGQGIAMIVERET